Proteins co-encoded in one Streptomyces roseochromogenus subsp. oscitans DS 12.976 genomic window:
- a CDS encoding CBS domain-containing protein produces the protein MNEHENFSAKAAARRDLPSRPWSPGEAAREDRLIRYLGAVAAAASYARAEGQAPAGDTARPAPSAASPPQRPSPPEAGIPLVRDVMDVPAASVPDDLPYRDIARLLARERVGAAPVVDAEDHVVGVVSESDLLAKVAFEASGHRVAHIGRLRERRMYGKVRGETAADLMTSPAITVLPRATVAEAAWLAALSRLKRLPVTDREGRLVGVVRRNALLQALIRDDAGIRAEVEATVEACCSPSDREAVEVAVHDGIVELTGRMPPASSARLVAEVENIADVVEVKNLLTSA, from the coding sequence GTGAACGAACACGAGAACTTCTCCGCGAAGGCCGCGGCCCGGCGGGACCTGCCCTCCCGCCCCTGGAGCCCCGGCGAGGCGGCACGGGAGGACAGGCTGATCCGCTATCTGGGCGCCGTGGCCGCTGCCGCCTCATACGCGCGCGCCGAAGGGCAGGCCCCGGCAGGCGACACCGCACGTCCGGCGCCGTCGGCCGCCTCGCCCCCGCAGCGGCCTTCACCGCCCGAAGCCGGGATCCCCTTGGTGCGGGACGTGATGGACGTGCCCGCCGCCTCCGTGCCCGACGACCTGCCGTACCGCGACATCGCCCGTCTCCTGGCGCGCGAGCGGGTCGGCGCGGCCCCGGTCGTGGACGCCGAGGACCACGTGGTCGGGGTCGTCTCGGAGTCCGATCTGCTGGCGAAGGTCGCCTTCGAGGCCTCCGGCCACCGGGTGGCACACATCGGCAGGCTGCGTGAGCGACGGATGTACGGCAAGGTCCGCGGCGAGACCGCGGCCGACCTGATGACGAGCCCCGCGATCACGGTGCTGCCGCGCGCGACGGTCGCCGAGGCCGCTTGGCTTGCCGCACTGTCCCGGCTGAAGCGGCTTCCGGTCACCGACCGTGAGGGCCGTCTGGTCGGGGTCGTGCGCCGCAATGCGCTGCTGCAGGCCCTCATCAGGGACGACGCCGGAATCCGGGCGGAGGTCGAGGCCACCGTCGAGGCGTGCTGCTCGCCGAGCGACCGGGAGGCCGTGGAGGTGGCCGTGCACGACGGCATCGTGGAGCTGACGGGCCGGATGCCTCCGGCCAGCTCGGCTCGGCTGGTGGCGGAGGTGGAGAACATCGCCGACGTCGTCGAGGTGAAGAACCTTCTCACCTCCGCCTGA
- a CDS encoding universal stress protein, which produces MSRPGDRRPIVVGVDPDPTHRMALAWAADEAARRRLPLRAVHAEGVPTRGYRGREIRPSWEEWNAALHKAGQQVVEEVAEFVAAKHPQLQVDTVLTEGDPVWVLREQSRDAAAVVLGSRHLSRAQEIFGSASVAVPVMARAHCPVVVVPEPEHITQDPAYFVVGVDGSDHSAAAVDMAFEEAALRGAELRALFVWEAGPFRVFDEHGPQQESRRLLSEIVAGRRARYPEVDLRHELVVGHPVQVLTEASAHALGLVVGTRGRGGFTGMLLGSVSQGVLHHARCPVIAVPSAPV; this is translated from the coding sequence ATGTCCCGGCCCGGTGACCGACGGCCGATCGTGGTGGGCGTCGATCCCGATCCCACCCACCGGATGGCGCTGGCCTGGGCGGCCGACGAAGCCGCTCGCCGTCGGCTGCCGTTGCGTGCGGTCCACGCCGAGGGCGTGCCGACCAGGGGCTATCGGGGACGGGAGATCCGGCCGTCCTGGGAGGAGTGGAACGCGGCACTGCACAAGGCGGGCCAGCAGGTAGTCGAAGAGGTCGCGGAGTTCGTCGCGGCGAAGCACCCTCAGCTCCAGGTGGACACCGTGCTGACGGAGGGCGATCCCGTGTGGGTGCTGCGCGAGCAGAGCCGCGACGCAGCGGCCGTCGTACTCGGCTCGCGGCACCTGAGCCGGGCGCAGGAGATCTTCGGCTCCGCGTCGGTCGCCGTGCCCGTCATGGCCCGCGCACACTGCCCGGTGGTCGTCGTACCCGAGCCGGAGCACATCACCCAGGATCCCGCGTACTTCGTCGTCGGCGTCGACGGCAGTGACCACTCCGCGGCCGCGGTCGACATGGCGTTCGAGGAGGCGGCCCTGCGCGGCGCCGAGCTGCGGGCCCTGTTCGTCTGGGAGGCCGGTCCGTTCAGGGTGTTCGACGAGCACGGGCCGCAGCAGGAGTCCCGCCGGCTGCTCTCCGAGATCGTGGCCGGTCGCCGCGCCCGCTACCCCGAGGTGGACCTGCGTCACGAACTGGTCGTCGGGCATCCCGTGCAGGTGCTGACCGAGGCCTCGGCCCACGCGCTGGGACTGGTGGTGGGCACCCGGGGCCGCGGAGGATTCACCGGCATGTTGCTGGGCTCGGTCAGCCAAGGCGTACTGCACCACGCGCGCTGCCCCGTGATCGCCGTACCGTCCGCACCTGTGTAG
- a CDS encoding V-type ATP synthase subunit D, with the protein MSEHGRRVPAGRAGRLRLRHSLATALRGADLLERKLRLLLDRERAERRAAEEAGRVWRERLADAESWLVRGVLLGGERALAEAVPADQASVEVRWDALMGVRHPAGVAWTGPVRSPAEPTPSNTALAHAETAYRAAVRAAADHAAHRSAAELLAAEAARTRQRVRALRRHWIPRLRGEVAAVELALEEAEHEEAVRRRWAATHGAA; encoded by the coding sequence ATGAGCGAGCACGGGCGCCGGGTACCGGCGGGGCGTGCCGGCCGGCTACGGCTTCGCCACAGCCTCGCCACCGCGCTGCGCGGAGCGGACCTGCTGGAACGCAAGCTCCGGCTCCTGCTGGACCGGGAGCGCGCGGAGCGACGAGCGGCTGAGGAAGCCGGTCGCGTCTGGCGGGAACGGCTGGCTGACGCCGAATCCTGGCTGGTGCGCGGGGTGTTGCTCGGCGGCGAGCGAGCGCTGGCGGAGGCGGTCCCGGCGGACCAGGCCTCCGTCGAGGTCCGGTGGGACGCGCTGATGGGTGTACGCCATCCCGCGGGCGTGGCCTGGACCGGACCCGTCCGCTCACCGGCGGAACCGACGCCGTCCAACACGGCGCTCGCGCACGCGGAGACGGCCTACCGTGCCGCGGTCCGCGCCGCGGCGGACCACGCCGCCCACCGGTCGGCCGCCGAACTGCTCGCCGCCGAAGCGGCACGGACCCGGCAGCGGGTCCGCGCCCTGCGCCGCCACTGGATCCCCCGGCTGCGCGGTGAAGTGGCGGCGGTGGAACTCGCCCTGGAGGAAGCCGAACACGAGGAAGCGGTACGACGCCGCTGGGCCGCGACGCACGGAGCCGCGTGA
- a CDS encoding V-type ATP synthase subunit F produces MGTVAAIGAWTSVCGLALAGVEVRVAEDPEAVRRAWRELPGTAALVILTAEAAEALGTETMTPGPSRPLTVVTPR; encoded by the coding sequence ATGGGCACGGTGGCCGCCATCGGGGCATGGACCAGCGTGTGCGGGCTGGCCCTGGCCGGAGTCGAGGTCCGCGTGGCGGAGGATCCGGAAGCCGTCCGCCGGGCCTGGCGTGAGCTTCCCGGCACGGCCGCTCTCGTGATTCTCACGGCCGAGGCCGCCGAAGCGCTGGGGACCGAGACCATGACTCCCGGCCCATCCCGGCCGCTGACGGTGGTGACGCCCCGATGA
- a CDS encoding Hsp20/alpha crystallin family protein, which produces MATLKRAQRFPFPDIPDWFENLPARFAMPTMGELYTVRIEDYTEEGRYVMRAELPGVAPENIDVFISDGVLTVQAERSERDVSKNHSEIRYGVMSRSVTLPPGADEDDVTADYTDGMLTVSVGMGAEKPAAKHVEIKHGT; this is translated from the coding sequence ATGGCAACGCTGAAACGCGCGCAGAGGTTCCCGTTCCCGGACATCCCGGACTGGTTCGAGAATCTTCCCGCCCGGTTCGCGATGCCCACCATGGGCGAGCTGTACACGGTGCGCATCGAGGACTACACGGAGGAAGGCCGTTATGTGATGCGGGCGGAGCTTCCGGGCGTGGCGCCCGAGAACATCGACGTCTTCATCAGCGACGGGGTACTCACGGTCCAGGCCGAACGCAGCGAGCGGGACGTGTCGAAGAACCACAGCGAGATCCGGTACGGCGTGATGAGCCGCAGCGTGACGCTGCCGCCCGGCGCCGACGAGGACGACGTCACGGCCGACTACACCGACGGCATGCTCACGGTGAGTGTCGGCATGGGCGCCGAGAAGCCGGCGGCCAAGCACGTCGAGATCAAGCACGGCACCTGA
- a CDS encoding V-type ATP synthase subunit B → MSGTGNAVGVEYTGVRELRGPLVVVEGVRGVGWDEFATIVLDSGERRHGLVLEVDRDLAVVQVLEDTAGMDRTGTRIAFAGTPLRMPVGSGWLGRVCNGRGEPADGGPPVLGGTYAPVGGAPINPVRREPPTEPVLTGVAAVDVLTTLVRGQKLPVFSAAGLPHLELAVQIAAQATCGGEPFAVVFAGMGLTHADAAFVRDGLAARSAARELALLVNTADDPVIERLLTPRLALTVAEHLAFTEGRHVLAVMTDMTAYAEALREVSAARGEIPARRAYPGYLYSDLASLYERCGRIRGRPGSVTVLPVLTMPAGDITHPVPDLTGYITEGQIVLSAEVHATGTYPPVDPLASLSRLMRKGTGPGRTRADHPSVAAQLIAALARSRQVRDLADLIGRPALSPTDLRFLDLEDAFRHRFLAQGADENRSLDESLDRAWEVLLTLPTSQLGMIPADLLDAHAPPRHEETP, encoded by the coding sequence ATGAGCGGCACAGGCAACGCGGTGGGCGTCGAGTACACGGGCGTGCGGGAACTGCGCGGGCCGCTCGTGGTCGTCGAAGGCGTGCGCGGGGTGGGCTGGGACGAGTTCGCGACGATCGTGCTCGACTCCGGTGAACGACGGCACGGGCTGGTCCTCGAAGTGGACCGGGACCTCGCGGTGGTTCAGGTGCTTGAGGACACGGCCGGCATGGACCGGACCGGCACCCGCATCGCCTTCGCCGGGACGCCGCTGCGCATGCCGGTGGGCTCCGGGTGGCTGGGACGGGTGTGCAACGGGCGGGGCGAACCGGCCGACGGCGGGCCGCCCGTGCTCGGCGGAACCTACGCGCCGGTCGGCGGCGCGCCGATCAACCCGGTGCGCCGTGAGCCGCCGACCGAGCCGGTGCTGACCGGGGTGGCCGCCGTCGATGTCCTCACCACGCTGGTGCGGGGCCAGAAGCTGCCGGTGTTCTCGGCGGCAGGCCTGCCCCATCTGGAGCTGGCGGTGCAGATCGCGGCCCAGGCGACGTGCGGCGGTGAGCCGTTCGCCGTCGTGTTCGCCGGCATGGGGCTCACGCACGCCGACGCGGCGTTCGTCCGGGACGGGCTCGCCGCCCGCTCCGCCGCACGGGAACTGGCCCTCCTCGTGAACACGGCCGACGACCCGGTGATCGAACGATTGCTCACCCCACGTCTCGCGCTGACCGTCGCCGAGCACCTCGCGTTCACGGAGGGCCGGCACGTCCTGGCGGTGATGACCGACATGACGGCCTACGCGGAGGCGTTGCGCGAAGTGTCGGCCGCGCGGGGCGAGATACCGGCGCGCCGGGCCTACCCGGGCTACCTCTACAGCGACCTCGCGTCCCTCTACGAACGCTGCGGCAGGATCAGGGGCCGCCCGGGATCGGTGACCGTCCTCCCGGTACTCACCATGCCCGCGGGCGACATCACCCACCCCGTGCCGGACCTCACGGGCTACATCACGGAGGGCCAGATCGTGCTCTCCGCCGAGGTCCACGCCACCGGCACATATCCCCCGGTCGACCCACTGGCCTCGCTGTCCCGGCTGATGCGCAAGGGAACCGGACCAGGGCGCACCCGCGCCGATCATCCGTCCGTCGCCGCGCAGTTGATCGCCGCGCTGGCCCGCTCCCGGCAGGTGCGCGACCTCGCCGACCTGATCGGACGCCCCGCGCTCAGCCCGACCGACCTGCGTTTCCTGGACCTGGAGGACGCCTTCCGCCACCGGTTCCTCGCCCAGGGCGCGGACGAGAACCGGTCGTTGGACGAGTCCCTGGACCGGGCCTGGGAGGTGCTGTTGACCCTTCCGACCAGCCAGCTCGGCATGATCCCCGCCGACCTGCTCGACGCCCATGCCCCGCCCCGGCACGAGGAGACGCCATGA
- a CDS encoding ATP synthase subunit C, with protein MLTWLIVLPVLATVLGAVRPLRRRRTRHAFRWLLATNLALLGGACVVLATALAGPAQASAQATASGGVNGSALVGAAIAVAGASIGAAIAVAYTGAAALAALSERPEMFGRAMVIVGLAEGIAVYGLVVAILLIGKA; from the coding sequence ATGCTCACCTGGCTGATCGTCCTGCCGGTCCTGGCCACGGTGCTCGGCGCCGTCCGGCCGCTGCGCCGCCGCCGGACCAGACACGCCTTCCGCTGGCTGCTGGCCACGAACCTGGCGCTGCTGGGCGGCGCCTGTGTCGTCCTGGCCACGGCACTCGCGGGCCCCGCGCAGGCGTCGGCGCAGGCCACGGCGTCCGGCGGGGTCAACGGGTCCGCTCTGGTCGGGGCGGCCATCGCGGTGGCCGGCGCCTCCATCGGCGCCGCGATCGCCGTGGCCTACACCGGCGCCGCGGCGCTGGCGGCGCTGAGCGAACGGCCCGAGATGTTCGGGCGTGCGATGGTGATCGTCGGACTCGCGGAGGGCATCGCCGTGTACGGACTGGTGGTCGCGATCCTGCTCATCGGAAAGGCCTGA
- a CDS encoding V-type ATP synthase subunit A: protein MTAGGIQGADAEPALSRTDGAARPRILRVAGPLVEIACPASVAMHDLVMLGAARLPGEVVAIKGDTATVQAYEYTGGLAPGHPAEPQGRPLSVRLAPDLLRGVFDGLLRPLACAGDLLTSGSNAAPDERSWPFTPHVAEGALVSAGDLLGEIGASVSLRLLVPPDLSGTVTRIAAAGDHSPDTVLAVVGGQEVRMAQSWPVRTPRPVAERLPADLALHTGQRAVDLLFPVARGSTVAAPGGFGTGKTMLLQQIAKWCDADVIVYVGCGERGNEMADVIAELAELTDPRTGGRLADRTVTIANTSNMPMMAREASVHTGATVAEYFRDMGLDVVLIADSTSRWAEALREFASRMGELPAEEGYPAGLASRLAAFYERAATVRTLGGATGSVTVIGAVSPPGGDRTEPVTAHTERFVRCLWSLDRDLAYARHYPAVSWAESFSRDAAALTASQARAGDPGWAERRGRVARLLAEADRLADLVELVGITALPPRERVSVLAGRLLREAVIQQNALSSADAYSAPEKTTVLVEAALTVIDRCLELVDSGAPADTVEAVDFTPLLRARETAGPAETAPVAAARDTVLDRLKAVTRGAT from the coding sequence GTGACCGCGGGCGGCATCCAGGGAGCAGACGCCGAACCGGCACTCTCACGAACGGACGGCGCAGCGCGCCCACGGATCCTCCGGGTCGCCGGCCCCCTCGTGGAGATCGCCTGCCCCGCCTCGGTCGCCATGCACGACCTGGTGATGCTGGGCGCCGCCCGGCTGCCGGGCGAGGTGGTCGCCATCAAGGGCGATACGGCCACCGTCCAGGCGTACGAGTACACCGGCGGGCTCGCCCCCGGACATCCGGCGGAGCCCCAGGGCCGGCCGTTGTCCGTACGGCTGGCCCCGGATCTGCTGCGCGGTGTGTTCGACGGTCTGCTGCGGCCCTTGGCCTGCGCCGGTGACCTTCTGACGAGCGGATCCAACGCGGCGCCGGACGAGCGTAGTTGGCCGTTCACTCCACATGTCGCCGAGGGCGCACTGGTCTCGGCCGGGGACCTTCTGGGGGAGATAGGAGCGAGCGTGTCGCTCCGCCTCCTGGTGCCTCCGGACCTCTCGGGCACGGTGACCCGGATCGCGGCGGCGGGTGATCACTCCCCGGACACCGTACTCGCCGTGGTGGGCGGGCAGGAGGTGCGCATGGCACAGTCCTGGCCGGTGCGCACGCCGCGGCCGGTCGCGGAGCGACTGCCGGCGGACCTGGCGCTGCACACCGGGCAGCGCGCCGTCGATCTGCTCTTCCCGGTGGCCCGCGGCAGTACGGTCGCCGCGCCGGGCGGCTTCGGCACCGGGAAGACCATGCTGTTGCAGCAGATCGCCAAGTGGTGCGACGCCGACGTGATCGTCTACGTCGGCTGCGGCGAGCGCGGGAATGAAATGGCGGACGTCATCGCGGAGTTGGCGGAGCTGACCGACCCCCGCACCGGAGGACGCCTGGCCGATCGCACGGTGACCATCGCGAACACCTCCAACATGCCGATGATGGCCCGCGAGGCGAGCGTGCACACGGGTGCGACGGTGGCCGAGTACTTCCGCGACATGGGCTTGGACGTCGTGCTCATCGCCGACTCGACCTCCCGTTGGGCGGAGGCACTGCGTGAGTTCGCCTCCCGGATGGGCGAACTCCCTGCCGAGGAGGGCTATCCGGCGGGGCTCGCCTCCCGACTGGCCGCGTTCTACGAGCGGGCCGCCACTGTGCGCACCCTGGGCGGTGCGACCGGCTCCGTCACGGTGATCGGTGCCGTGTCCCCGCCGGGCGGCGACCGCACCGAGCCGGTCACCGCGCACACCGAACGCTTCGTACGGTGCCTGTGGAGCCTGGACCGCGACCTTGCCTACGCCCGCCACTACCCCGCCGTCTCCTGGGCGGAATCCTTCTCTCGGGACGCCGCCGCACTGACCGCCTCCCAGGCCCGGGCCGGTGACCCGGGGTGGGCCGAGCGGCGCGGACGGGTGGCACGGCTGCTCGCGGAGGCGGACCGGCTCGCCGATCTGGTGGAGTTGGTGGGCATCACGGCGCTGCCGCCACGGGAGCGGGTCAGCGTGCTCGCGGGGCGGCTGCTGCGCGAGGCCGTGATCCAGCAGAACGCACTGTCATCGGCAGATGCCTACAGCGCCCCCGAGAAGACCACCGTACTCGTCGAAGCTGCGCTGACGGTGATCGACCGCTGTCTGGAACTGGTGGACTCCGGCGCTCCGGCGGACACGGTCGAGGCAGTGGACTTCACGCCGCTCCTGCGCGCCCGTGAGACCGCGGGCCCCGCCGAGACCGCTCCGGTGGCAGCCGCACGGGACACCGTGCTGGATCGGCTCAAGGCAGTGACACGGGGAGCGACATGA
- a CDS encoding V-type ATPase subunit, with protein sequence MSAGWVAGAVRAKALVGRCPGAGGAREIAACGTLDDALRYLAATPYSRCSRTAVGLPGAQRAVTATLLWHLRVLAGWLPPGGARLLVPLAAGFEIANVAALLPALDGRRVEAPEPYRLGALETAWRSLRLAGTPAELRAALAASPWGDPGGDTPWALVTGMRMAAARRTAVAVPPARRWAQGRAVLLTARELFVHRRSLPEPARRDAARLLGARVSAAASYQEFRDHLPSAVRWVLADIEKP encoded by the coding sequence ATGAGTGCCGGCTGGGTCGCCGGTGCGGTGCGGGCCAAGGCGCTCGTCGGCCGGTGTCCGGGTGCAGGTGGAGCGCGGGAGATCGCAGCTTGTGGCACGCTCGACGACGCTCTGCGGTACCTGGCAGCGACCCCGTACTCGCGCTGCTCGCGGACGGCGGTCGGCCTGCCCGGGGCCCAGCGGGCGGTGACCGCCACGCTGCTGTGGCATCTGCGGGTGCTGGCCGGCTGGCTGCCCCCGGGCGGTGCCCGGCTGCTCGTTCCGCTCGCCGCCGGGTTCGAGATCGCCAACGTGGCTGCCCTGCTGCCCGCGCTGGACGGTCGCCGTGTGGAAGCCCCGGAGCCGTACCGGCTCGGGGCGCTGGAGACCGCCTGGCGGAGTCTGCGGCTCGCCGGTACACCTGCGGAACTGAGGGCGGCGCTCGCCGCCTCGCCCTGGGGCGATCCGGGAGGTGACACACCATGGGCCCTGGTCACAGGCATGCGGATGGCCGCCGCGCGGCGCACCGCTGTCGCCGTACCGCCCGCGCGCCGCTGGGCCCAGGGACGCGCGGTGCTGCTGACGGCCCGTGAGCTGTTCGTGCACCGGCGCTCCCTGCCGGAGCCCGCGCGGCGTGACGCGGCCCGGCTGCTCGGGGCGCGGGTGTCGGCCGCCGCCTCGTACCAGGAGTTTCGCGATCACCTCCCCTCGGCGGTCCGTTGGGTCCTGGCGGACATCGAGAAGCCA
- a CDS encoding nicotinate phosphoribosyltransferase, which yields MSDVTTTDLYEVTMALSYLREDMRAPATFSLFVRDLPRGRGFLVAAGLEPALDFLADYRVEREDVEEFAAALHRPVRDLEPLLGLAFEGEVRAVPEGHTVFADEPLLEVTAPLPQAQLVETYLLNQVCHQTAVASKAARCVLAAEGKPVVDFSLRRTHGPWAGHQAARLGALVGFAGTSNVAAATALGIPASGTMAHSYVEAFPGEEEAFRAFARTHPGPVTFLVDTYDTEEGVRTAARVLSELRRGPGCAIRLDSGDLEALARRARAVLDAAGLADVRIVASGGLDEYGVARLVRAGAPIDVYAVGTRVGVAADAPYLDAAYKLVEYDGRPVMKLSSAKVTAPGRKQVFRRTGRPDVIALCGEEPPDSARPLLRTVMRGGRRTGPPDHWQDARERFREDMAGLPEPARRIHDPDPVRPVRSRALAELTARVRAGIEARLDPEHAGPAPSCGPALAERT from the coding sequence ATGTCCGACGTCACCACGACCGATCTCTACGAAGTGACCATGGCCCTGTCCTACCTCCGGGAGGACATGCGGGCCCCGGCCACTTTCAGCCTCTTCGTCCGCGACCTCCCGCGCGGCCGGGGCTTCCTCGTCGCCGCGGGTCTGGAACCCGCCCTGGACTTCCTGGCCGACTACCGTGTGGAGCGGGAGGACGTCGAGGAGTTCGCGGCCGCGCTGCACCGACCGGTCCGGGACCTCGAACCCCTCCTCGGCCTCGCCTTCGAGGGCGAGGTGCGTGCGGTGCCGGAGGGTCATACGGTGTTCGCCGACGAGCCGCTGCTGGAGGTGACCGCCCCGCTGCCGCAGGCCCAGCTCGTCGAGACGTACCTGCTGAACCAGGTGTGCCACCAGACGGCCGTGGCGTCCAAGGCGGCACGCTGCGTCCTGGCCGCAGAGGGTAAGCCTGTCGTGGACTTCTCGCTGCGCCGCACGCACGGCCCGTGGGCCGGCCACCAGGCGGCCCGGCTGGGTGCCCTGGTGGGTTTCGCCGGCACCAGCAACGTCGCCGCCGCCACCGCCCTCGGCATCCCGGCGTCGGGCACCATGGCTCACTCGTACGTCGAGGCGTTTCCGGGCGAGGAAGAGGCGTTCCGCGCTTTCGCGCGCACCCACCCCGGGCCGGTCACCTTTCTCGTCGACACCTACGACACCGAGGAAGGCGTGCGCACAGCCGCCCGGGTCCTGAGCGAGCTCCGGCGCGGTCCGGGTTGCGCCATCCGCCTGGACAGCGGCGACCTAGAAGCGCTGGCACGCCGGGCACGCGCCGTTCTGGACGCCGCCGGTCTGGCCGACGTGCGGATCGTGGCCAGCGGCGGGCTCGACGAGTACGGCGTGGCCCGGCTGGTCCGCGCCGGCGCCCCGATCGACGTGTACGCCGTGGGCACGCGGGTGGGCGTGGCGGCGGACGCCCCCTATCTGGACGCCGCGTACAAGCTCGTCGAGTACGACGGCCGCCCCGTGATGAAGCTGTCCTCGGCGAAGGTCACGGCACCGGGCCGCAAGCAGGTGTTCCGCCGCACCGGACGGCCCGACGTCATCGCGCTGTGCGGGGAGGAGCCGCCGGACTCCGCCCGGCCGCTGCTGCGCACCGTCATGCGGGGCGGTCGGCGAACCGGACCGCCGGACCACTGGCAGGACGCCCGCGAGCGGTTCCGCGAGGACATGGCCGGTCTCCCCGAACCGGCCCGTCGCATCCACGACCCCGATCCGGTCAGGCCGGTCCGTTCCCGGGCCCTTGCCGAGCTGACCGCCAGGGTACGCGCCGGCATCGAAGCCCGACTGGACCCGGAGCACGCGGGTCCGGCGCCCTCCTGCGGCCCAGCGCTGGCCGAGCGCACGTAG
- a CDS encoding V-type ATPase 116kDa subunit family protein has product EVPRVAGRLAAAGGALLPLPLPRGTDPPTLLRPGGSVSFTPLVTTYGTPAYADLDPSWPAGLAYVAMFGIMFGDVGHGAMLVLGALALRLGWPRRFVRLRRLWPLLAGAGIAAMLAGAAYGEFFGPTGLLPVLWLSPLDSPARLLAASVVFGAGLLAVAHAAGAVNRVRGNGWAAALFAASGCAGLLFYLGLALAAAGLLVRRPPVAVIGATGALAGLALVALGLFRATAGGGAGYAETAVRLFDIVVRTGTNTLSFARLAAFGLTHAALADLVWRGTTGLAGRGAAGVVGAVLLFTVGTAVSFGLEALVAGVQALRLDFYELFSRLFEAEGRPFRPWHVPPAEPADRVTKVIPCSPG; this is encoded by the coding sequence CGAGGTGCCCCGCGTCGCCGGCCGGCTGGCTGCCGCGGGTGGCGCCCTGCTGCCGCTGCCGCTCCCGCGCGGCACCGATCCGCCGACGCTGCTGCGGCCCGGCGGGTCCGTCTCCTTCACGCCCCTGGTGACGACGTACGGCACACCGGCGTACGCGGACCTCGACCCCTCGTGGCCGGCGGGCCTCGCCTACGTCGCGATGTTCGGGATCATGTTCGGTGACGTGGGGCACGGGGCCATGCTGGTGCTCGGCGCGCTCGCGCTCCGTCTCGGGTGGCCCCGCCGGTTCGTCCGGCTGAGGCGGCTATGGCCCCTTCTGGCCGGTGCGGGCATCGCCGCCATGCTCGCGGGCGCCGCCTACGGGGAGTTCTTCGGCCCGACCGGGCTGCTGCCGGTGCTGTGGCTGAGCCCCTTGGACAGTCCTGCGCGCCTGCTGGCCGCCTCCGTGGTCTTCGGAGCGGGACTGCTCGCGGTCGCGCATGCCGCCGGCGCGGTCAACCGGGTGCGTGGGAACGGCTGGGCGGCGGCACTGTTCGCGGCATCCGGCTGTGCCGGGCTGCTGTTCTACCTGGGGCTCGCCCTGGCTGCGGCCGGTCTGCTCGTGCGTCGGCCGCCGGTGGCCGTCATCGGGGCCACCGGCGCCCTGGCCGGGCTGGCGCTGGTGGCCCTCGGCCTGTTCCGGGCCACGGCGGGCGGCGGCGCGGGATACGCCGAGACGGCTGTCCGGCTGTTCGACATCGTCGTACGCACCGGCACCAACACCCTGTCGTTCGCCCGGCTCGCGGCCTTCGGCCTCACTCACGCGGCGCTCGCCGACCTGGTGTGGCGCGGCACCACGGGACTCGCCGGGCGCGGTGCCGCAGGAGTCGTCGGAGCCGTGCTGCTGTTCACCGTGGGTACGGCCGTCTCGTTCGGCCTGGAGGCCCTCGTGGCCGGGGTGCAGGCCTTGCGGCTCGACTTCTACGAACTCTTCTCCCGGCTCTTCGAGGCGGAGGGCCGCCCGTTCCGTCCCTGGCACGTTCCCCCGGCGGAACCTGCCGACCGCGTTACGAAGGTGATCCCATGCTCACCTGGCTGA